A genomic region of Brevibacillus sp. JNUCC-41 contains the following coding sequences:
- a CDS encoding aldo/keto reductase — MSKQTRIGKTDLYVNPIGLGTNAIGGHNLFPNLSEDTGRDVLRTALEEGINFWDTAYIYGPERSEELIGEILKESHKREEIVLATKGAHKFADGNIVFDNSPAFLKNAVESSLKRLQTDYIDLFYIHFPDEDTPKDEAVGALKELKDAGKIKSIGVSNFSFEQLKEANKDGYVDVLQSEYNLFKREAEQDLLPYTAENNISFIPYFPLASGLLGGKYNQESTFEDGRAKSPLFQGQAFVSNLQKVEEVRAIANRKHTDVADVVLAWYLTRHSIDVLIPGAKKPDQVTRNLQALDVDLTMDEIAEISAIFA; from the coding sequence ATGTCTAAGCAAACCCGTATTGGTAAAACAGATCTGTATGTAAATCCGATTGGCCTTGGCACGAATGCAATTGGCGGACATAACCTTTTCCCTAATCTAAGTGAGGATACAGGAAGGGATGTTTTGAGAACGGCATTGGAAGAGGGGATCAACTTTTGGGATACAGCTTACATTTACGGTCCTGAGCGTTCAGAAGAACTTATCGGTGAAATCCTTAAAGAGAGTCACAAACGCGAGGAGATAGTCCTTGCCACTAAAGGGGCACATAAATTTGCCGATGGCAACATCGTCTTTGATAACTCTCCGGCTTTTCTGAAAAATGCTGTGGAATCGAGTCTAAAAAGGCTCCAAACGGACTACATCGACTTATTCTATATCCATTTCCCTGATGAGGATACCCCTAAAGATGAAGCGGTAGGTGCCTTAAAGGAATTGAAGGATGCAGGCAAGATCAAGTCGATCGGCGTCTCGAATTTTTCGTTCGAACAATTGAAGGAAGCGAATAAAGACGGCTATGTCGATGTGTTGCAATCCGAGTACAATCTATTCAAACGGGAGGCAGAACAAGACCTGCTGCCATATACAGCCGAAAATAATATTTCCTTCATACCTTATTTCCCCCTTGCTTCCGGTCTGCTCGGCGGCAAATATAATCAGGAATCAACATTCGAGGACGGCCGGGCCAAAAGTCCGCTTTTCCAAGGACAAGCCTTTGTAAGCAACCTGCAAAAAGTGGAAGAAGTCCGGGCGATTGCCAACAGGAAGCATACCGATGTCGCCGATGTCGTACTAGCTTGGTATTTAACTCGGCACTCGATAGATGTACTGATTCCTGGGGCGAAAAAGCCAGATCAGGTCACACGCAACTTACAAGCATTGGATGTCGATTTAACCATGGATGAAATCGCCGAAATCAGTGCCATTTTCGCTTAA
- the brnQ gene encoding branched-chain amino acid transport system II carrier protein yields MKKTDTLFIGLMLFSMFFGAGNLIFPPFLGASSGTSFWPAIAGFVVTGVGLPILVLLAVSLVKGGAQTIGARVHPLFSTLFMVVIYLSIGPFLAIPRNANVAYEMGFKPYFGNSMNQSLFLFIFTTIFFIIVYAISLNPEKMETFMGRWITPVLLLSMVILCVVGFVKLDAPFQAPTEAYAAGAFSKGFIEGYNTMDALAALAFGIVILTSIQQRGISERKQLTRYTVKAGLIAGVLLSLVYISLGVMGARMAADGSFENGTDILTVASTLLLGTGGKVLLGIIFTLACFTTVVGLTTACGQYFSKLFPKLYYKTVILIVTIIGFILSNMGLNQILKVSVPFLVMAYPLTIVLIVLTFFSRHFKNPKKVYRSAMIFTGVFALMDGLNAFGLQLGPVQTLSDVLPLSAYGMEWIIPALVGTAFGLLLSQFGQTDRAEELEIETL; encoded by the coding sequence ATGAAAAAAACAGACACATTATTTATCGGCCTTATGCTTTTCTCAATGTTCTTCGGAGCGGGGAATCTCATATTCCCTCCATTTTTGGGTGCATCCTCTGGAACCTCCTTCTGGCCAGCCATTGCCGGTTTTGTTGTAACCGGAGTCGGCCTGCCAATTTTGGTGCTTCTTGCAGTCTCACTTGTTAAAGGCGGGGCACAAACCATCGGGGCCCGTGTACATCCACTATTCAGTACGTTGTTCATGGTAGTCATCTATTTAAGCATCGGGCCTTTTCTGGCCATTCCAAGAAATGCGAATGTTGCCTATGAAATGGGCTTCAAGCCGTATTTTGGCAACTCAATGAATCAATCACTATTCCTATTCATTTTCACAACCATATTTTTCATCATCGTTTATGCCATTTCATTGAATCCGGAAAAAATGGAAACCTTCATGGGACGCTGGATTACACCAGTTCTACTTCTTTCCATGGTCATTCTCTGTGTCGTTGGGTTCGTAAAGCTTGATGCTCCATTCCAAGCTCCAACCGAAGCATATGCTGCCGGGGCATTTTCGAAAGGATTCATTGAAGGTTACAACACGATGGATGCACTAGCTGCCTTGGCTTTTGGAATCGTCATCCTGACCTCAATCCAGCAAAGGGGGATTTCCGAACGAAAACAATTGACGAGATATACAGTAAAAGCGGGTCTCATCGCTGGTGTTTTGCTTTCTTTAGTTTATATCTCCTTAGGTGTAATGGGAGCACGCATGGCAGCCGATGGGTCATTCGAAAACGGAACGGATATCCTAACTGTCGCATCCACCCTTTTACTTGGAACTGGCGGGAAGGTCCTTCTAGGAATCATTTTCACTTTAGCATGCTTCACCACCGTCGTCGGGTTGACTACTGCTTGCGGACAGTATTTCTCGAAACTTTTCCCCAAGCTGTACTATAAAACCGTCATTCTCATTGTAACAATCATTGGTTTCATTCTTTCAAATATGGGTCTGAATCAAATTTTGAAAGTATCTGTACCATTCCTTGTGATGGCTTATCCGTTAACGATCGTCCTGATTGTCCTGACATTCTTCAGCCGCCATTTCAAAAACCCGAAGAAGGTTTATCGCAGTGCAATGATTTTCACAGGAGTCTTCGCCTTGATGGACGGACTGAATGCCTTCGGCTTACAATTAGGACCCGTGCAAACATTGAGTGATGTCCTTCCCCTTTCCGCCTACGGCATGGAGTGGATCATCCCTGCTCTCGTAGGTACAGCCTTCGGCCTGCTTCTCAGTCAATTTGGACAAACGGATCGAGCTGAAGAGTTGGAAATCGAAACACTATAA
- a CDS encoding GTPase domain-containing protein yields the protein MDERLIGKKYYETMVEDTRKHPIQTLGEMFLVEQKKEIADLTAIRFAQGEVYFQHHDYEAAIFKWENIEGELGPWAKKNIADAYFELEMYSTAEDIYKSVDTDEAVLKTEVLLQLFSLYIVESRNDLASKVVKEAVEFQPDYPNVTEIARAFFEEQKDWNSAVVLAANESIRTESMGWFDVLKTYIQQGVAQSMDPDYFSTVLGSLYTLDQERFEKVTVALWKNYKYTDSYFEWLRVINNLIDTIELNHADVWDELSVYYRDAYAGLLEGTHLIKDLSPVVPRLLENWLKIADGELSLFAAASALSWNEIFPDTINALVIQDAESLLVKSPKLGGGLEAGEKLFNSIIQWAEDNDLKVGNKLKWMVEGLKNTENFNLLLVGSTGNGKTSFIQSIVGESIAAEDHSSLVSVKDGDDLEILEITDTDRKVVMELAELDETRRQRGTIVDVTIISDYLRNNGLRLLDTPGFNGEKSVESDFQGYLHGSDGLMFVLDARAPFTGSERDLLLEIQMMAPKLPIHFLLNKMDTIYSDQVAVRMEDETWDKVNAYFPNAKVFAFSKLYDSKQQLKDLSAFLQSNYQDENWKERRSEKILAFIRKTLSYLLEKRAANERKCEHSISWNEQMEVKLNGAVNQLADLEKEKSENIIRSYRLLKDEVKNQLSTKIPELLKDCSKSLTESSDFSQVHVQLNEEMNERIQNFISDKIMPQYYRSLQDWIASSQMEFSQSQQFMDEMSAGFNELYKEERITLAGDFRVLDDWRRDADRMTSSIRIENVNILLRRTPSQLLLKGAGKLFGAIPQNKANMYNRYKKYLESEDYLDVAEMITERFLTQFGLFEKSLDRDISLFYRSSFALLQKTIEQTQTEIKDYQAALEHMKENPEVYRDPITLFEVKLRQLERLEKIEKKRLAQLQRK from the coding sequence ATGGACGAACGGCTGATCGGAAAAAAATACTATGAAACGATGGTTGAGGATACAAGGAAGCACCCGATTCAAACTTTGGGTGAAATGTTTCTCGTGGAACAAAAAAAGGAAATAGCGGATTTAACCGCCATTCGATTTGCTCAAGGAGAAGTATATTTTCAGCATCATGACTATGAAGCAGCCATTTTTAAATGGGAGAACATAGAAGGTGAACTTGGTCCATGGGCGAAGAAAAACATCGCTGATGCTTATTTTGAATTGGAAATGTACTCAACCGCAGAGGATATCTATAAATCCGTCGATACGGATGAAGCGGTCTTGAAAACAGAGGTTCTTTTGCAACTTTTTTCCCTGTACATAGTGGAATCGAGAAATGACCTAGCTTCCAAAGTCGTGAAAGAAGCAGTCGAGTTTCAACCGGATTACCCGAATGTCACGGAAATCGCACGTGCCTTTTTTGAAGAACAAAAGGATTGGAACAGTGCGGTGGTATTAGCGGCTAATGAAAGTATCCGTACAGAATCAATGGGCTGGTTCGATGTGCTGAAGACGTATATCCAGCAGGGGGTTGCCCAATCGATGGATCCGGATTATTTTTCAACTGTCCTTGGTTCGCTATACACACTTGACCAGGAACGTTTCGAAAAAGTGACGGTTGCCCTTTGGAAAAATTATAAATATACGGATTCTTATTTCGAATGGCTAAGAGTGATTAATAATTTGATAGATACCATCGAATTGAACCATGCTGATGTATGGGATGAGCTTTCCGTCTATTACAGGGATGCATATGCAGGTCTTTTAGAAGGAACGCACCTAATCAAAGATTTAAGTCCTGTCGTGCCAAGGTTACTGGAAAACTGGCTTAAAATCGCAGATGGGGAGCTCTCGTTGTTTGCGGCGGCATCCGCGTTGTCCTGGAATGAAATCTTCCCGGATACGATCAATGCGCTGGTCATTCAGGATGCAGAAAGCCTGTTGGTGAAATCGCCTAAATTAGGAGGCGGACTTGAAGCGGGAGAGAAACTGTTCAATTCCATTATCCAGTGGGCTGAAGATAATGATCTAAAGGTTGGCAATAAGCTTAAATGGATGGTCGAGGGGCTTAAGAATACCGAAAATTTCAATCTTCTTCTTGTAGGAAGTACAGGAAATGGCAAGACATCCTTCATTCAGTCAATTGTTGGCGAGAGCATTGCTGCTGAAGATCATTCATCCTTAGTCAGTGTCAAAGACGGGGATGATTTGGAAATCCTTGAAATTACCGATACAGATAGAAAGGTTGTCATGGAGCTAGCTGAATTGGATGAAACACGCCGCCAGCGCGGGACTATTGTTGATGTGACAATCATAAGTGACTACCTAAGAAATAATGGTCTGCGATTATTGGATACACCGGGGTTCAATGGGGAAAAAAGCGTGGAATCCGATTTCCAAGGGTATTTACATGGCAGTGATGGACTGATGTTCGTCCTGGACGCCCGGGCGCCTTTCACCGGCAGCGAACGGGATCTGTTATTGGAAATTCAAATGATGGCTCCGAAACTGCCGATTCATTTCTTATTAAATAAAATGGATACGATATACAGTGATCAGGTCGCAGTCCGGATGGAAGACGAAACATGGGATAAAGTGAATGCATATTTCCCGAATGCGAAAGTATTCGCTTTCTCCAAACTTTATGATAGCAAGCAACAATTGAAGGACCTTTCAGCCTTCCTTCAATCGAATTACCAAGATGAGAATTGGAAGGAAAGAAGATCTGAGAAAATCCTTGCATTCATTCGTAAAACTTTATCTTATCTGTTAGAAAAACGGGCAGCCAATGAGCGGAAATGCGAGCATTCCATCTCTTGGAATGAACAGATGGAAGTCAAACTGAATGGGGCGGTCAATCAACTGGCTGATTTGGAAAAAGAAAAAAGTGAAAATATCATAAGGTCGTATCGTCTGCTTAAGGATGAAGTGAAAAATCAGCTTTCTACTAAAATTCCTGAATTACTGAAGGATTGTTCTAAATCATTAACGGAAAGCAGTGATTTCAGCCAAGTCCATGTACAGTTAAACGAAGAAATGAATGAGCGGATTCAAAACTTCATTTCTGATAAGATCATGCCTCAATATTATCGTTCTCTACAAGACTGGATTGCCAGTTCCCAAATGGAGTTCTCACAAAGCCAGCAGTTTATGGATGAGATGAGTGCCGGATTCAATGAATTATACAAAGAAGAACGGATTACGCTTGCAGGTGACTTCAGAGTATTGGATGACTGGCGCCGTGATGCCGATCGGATGACAAGCAGTATCCGCATCGAAAACGTTAATATCCTTTTGCGCAGGACTCCATCACAATTGCTGCTTAAAGGAGCAGGGAAGCTGTTTGGGGCGATACCGCAAAATAAAGCCAATATGTACAATCGTTATAAGAAATATCTGGAAAGTGAAGACTACCTGGATGTTGCAGAAATGATCACGGAACGTTTCCTTACCCAATTTGGATTGTTTGAAAAATCTTTGGATCGGGACATCTCACTTTTCTATCGCAGTTCATTTGCCTTACTTCAAAAAACGATTGAACAAACGCAGACCGAGATAAAAGACTACCAGGCTGCATTGGAACATATGAAAGAAAATCCGGAAGTTTACCGTGACCCAATCACTTTGTTCGAAGTGAAATTAAGGCAGTTGGAGAGGCTTGAAAAAATCGAGAAAAAGCGTCTAGCCCAACTTCAAAGAAAATAA
- a CDS encoding sugar ABC transporter substrate-binding protein produces the protein MRRSIKGIFISAIASALLLTGCSTGQSSTESKKEEKVSFENVPERFADGDGAKIKVIRKIGGDDHTAQYLAGAKEEGEALGFQVDTYTANGDTAKFHDAIAQALEEDYDGYIISHGDDAATVNDVQKLVDSGKSVVTFDSIGELSKIDGVTLTSQDDEALATLAFDKLLKEQKGEAAIAYLWVDGFPPMVRRNAVYQEKLKENPGIKEVERFGVASADTSVQTQNAVAAMLNKYPKGKLDAIFATWDAFAIGAARAIKEAGRDEVKIYGIDVSNADLQEIQSADSSWSYTAAVDPKLIGAVNMRILAKKLAGEDTPQTYDLEASLISQKQVQASKEAVNMANLSGIVDGWGESTEFEEDWMKVLKDHYKK, from the coding sequence ATGAGAAGGTCTATTAAAGGAATATTCATTTCAGCCATCGCTTCGGCTTTGCTTTTAACGGGGTGCTCCACTGGGCAGAGTTCCACAGAATCGAAGAAAGAAGAAAAAGTATCATTTGAAAATGTACCGGAAAGATTTGCAGATGGGGATGGAGCCAAGATCAAAGTGATCCGTAAAATTGGCGGTGATGATCATACGGCCCAATACCTGGCGGGGGCGAAGGAAGAAGGAGAAGCACTGGGATTTCAAGTGGATACATATACAGCCAATGGTGATACGGCTAAATTTCATGATGCGATAGCGCAGGCTTTGGAGGAAGATTACGATGGGTATATCATTTCCCATGGTGATGATGCAGCAACTGTGAATGACGTTCAAAAGTTGGTTGATTCAGGTAAAAGCGTTGTCACGTTCGATTCAATAGGCGAACTATCTAAAATTGATGGCGTGACATTAACTTCACAGGATGATGAAGCGTTGGCAACATTGGCTTTTGATAAACTGTTAAAAGAGCAGAAAGGTGAAGCGGCAATTGCCTATCTTTGGGTGGATGGTTTCCCACCAATGGTAAGAAGAAATGCAGTCTATCAGGAAAAACTAAAAGAAAATCCTGGGATTAAAGAAGTCGAAAGATTCGGGGTGGCATCTGCTGATACTTCGGTTCAGACACAAAATGCTGTAGCCGCAATGCTGAATAAATACCCTAAAGGTAAATTGGATGCCATTTTCGCAACATGGGATGCCTTTGCCATCGGTGCAGCCCGGGCGATTAAAGAAGCGGGCCGCGATGAAGTGAAGATATATGGTATTGATGTATCTAACGCAGATCTCCAGGAAATCCAATCGGCTGATAGCTCATGGTCCTACACGGCAGCGGTCGATCCCAAGCTGATCGGTGCAGTGAATATGAGGATATTGGCTAAAAAATTAGCGGGCGAAGATACTCCGCAAACCTATGACTTAGAGGCTTCACTTATTTCACAAAAGCAAGTCCAAGCTTCAAAAGAAGCGGTAAACATGGCAAATCTGTCTGGTATTGTCGATGGCTGGGGTGAATCTACGGAATTTGAAGAAGATTGGATGAAAGTTTTGAAAGATCATTATAAAAAGTAA
- a CDS encoding sugar ABC transporter ATP-binding protein, with protein MGTKLEMKRISIEFPGVKALSEVGFSVQSGTAHALVGANGAGKSTLMKVLSGAHVHYSGDIFIDGMRQDIRSPKAAQEQGIQIVYQEVDTALIPYLTVGENVMLNDMVQNMEKKQRIQWKELHKRASYILEDMKIRVPSKKLVRDLTLAEKQMVLIARAVSTDCKFLILDEPTAPLSHTETTELFRIVNELKQKGVGIIFISHRLPEIFEICEEITIMRNGERVTCRKKEDMTRNEVVENMLGKTMDDQFPEVNASIGDVILEVSGLSDAEKVKNVNLNVKAGEIIGLAGLVGAGKTELCKTLFGHTSITAGEVVLNGRKLSLKSPHEAVKSGLALVPEERRKEGVLVQESVSANLTAASLGKFCKTFSFVDRKAEKEKAKEMISSLGIKTPSGEVNVENLSGGNQQKVAIGKWLMADADVYIFDEPTKGVDVGAKKDIFELIAKLARNGKAVIYASSELSEIMGITNRTYVLYDGSTVIELETSKTNEEELLFYSTGGK; from the coding sequence ATGGGCACGAAACTAGAAATGAAGAGGATTTCGATTGAATTTCCAGGGGTGAAGGCGCTGAGTGAAGTTGGTTTTTCCGTACAATCAGGGACAGCCCACGCATTGGTCGGTGCAAACGGAGCAGGAAAATCGACGTTAATGAAAGTTTTATCGGGAGCCCATGTTCATTATTCAGGTGACATTTTCATTGATGGGATGAGGCAGGATATCCGCTCGCCAAAAGCGGCTCAGGAACAAGGCATTCAAATTGTTTATCAGGAAGTGGATACAGCCCTCATCCCTTACTTAACGGTTGGCGAAAATGTAATGTTGAACGATATGGTCCAAAACATGGAAAAAAAACAGAGGATCCAATGGAAAGAGCTGCACAAACGAGCCTCTTATATTCTTGAAGATATGAAAATTCGTGTCCCTTCGAAAAAGCTGGTAAGAGATCTTACCTTGGCTGAAAAACAGATGGTCCTGATAGCAAGGGCCGTTTCGACAGATTGCAAATTCCTGATTCTCGATGAGCCAACTGCTCCGTTAAGTCATACGGAGACGACAGAACTTTTTCGAATTGTAAATGAATTAAAGCAAAAAGGCGTTGGAATCATTTTCATTTCACATCGTCTGCCTGAGATTTTTGAAATCTGTGAGGAAATTACAATCATGAGAAATGGGGAGCGTGTCACTTGTCGAAAGAAGGAGGACATGACCCGTAACGAAGTGGTAGAGAATATGCTCGGTAAAACCATGGATGACCAATTTCCAGAAGTGAATGCTTCGATCGGAGACGTCATTCTGGAAGTGAGCGGATTGTCAGATGCCGAGAAAGTCAAGAATGTCAATCTGAATGTTAAAGCAGGCGAGATAATCGGCTTGGCAGGGTTAGTCGGAGCGGGAAAAACGGAGCTCTGTAAAACCCTTTTCGGTCATACTTCGATTACAGCGGGGGAAGTGGTCCTGAATGGTCGTAAGCTTTCTTTGAAATCACCGCACGAAGCAGTAAAAAGCGGTCTGGCACTTGTACCTGAGGAACGCAGGAAAGAAGGGGTCCTCGTTCAGGAATCAGTCTCGGCGAACTTGACTGCAGCCAGCCTCGGCAAATTCTGCAAGACGTTCAGTTTCGTGGATCGTAAGGCGGAAAAGGAAAAGGCGAAGGAAATGATCTCAAGTCTCGGCATTAAAACTCCTTCAGGGGAAGTAAATGTCGAAAACCTTTCAGGTGGTAACCAGCAAAAAGTTGCCATCGGAAAATGGCTTATGGCCGATGCGGATGTATACATATTCGATGAACCAACGAAAGGGGTCGATGTTGGAGCCAAGAAGGATATATTCGAATTGATTGCAAAGCTTGCAAGGAATGGGAAAGCGGTCATTTATGCATCATCCGAGCTTTCCGAAATCATGGGCATTACCAACCGGACATATGTGTTATATGACGGGAGCACTGTCATCGAATTAGAAACTAGCAAAACGAATGAAGAAGAACTACTATTCTATTCAACAGGAGGAAAATAG
- a CDS encoding ABC transporter permease: MSIPIPVTQTAKAKKRPELFDFFYKYGTILTIIILIGIFAVSNPAFIQTNNLINILRSISIVTIIAIGITISLTVDGFDLSVGSVASLANAIVISMFVWFSQDTLIAILAAIGASLVVGALNSFMIVKLRIPDMLMTLATMFIIQGIALTYTKGATVSQNMVMPDGTFATGLISPFFAKIGQVPWIILIMAVIVIATHIFLTYTKHGRYMYIIGGNKEAARLSGISVNKYKILAYLLSALLAAVGGIVLASRVMTSEINSGSPYLMDAVAAAFIGSSVLGAGKPNAFGTFVGAVLIGILQNGLIMMSVPYYAMDIVKGTVLALALAVTYYKQKH, translated from the coding sequence ATGAGCATACCCATTCCTGTTACACAGACAGCGAAAGCGAAAAAAAGGCCGGAACTTTTCGACTTTTTCTATAAATACGGCACAATATTGACGATTATCATTCTGATTGGAATTTTTGCCGTGTCCAATCCAGCTTTCATTCAAACGAATAATTTGATCAACATCCTGCGTTCCATTTCAATCGTGACCATCATTGCGATCGGCATTACGATATCGCTGACCGTGGATGGCTTCGACCTTTCCGTAGGATCCGTTGCATCATTGGCCAATGCCATCGTCATATCAATGTTCGTCTGGTTTTCGCAGGATACATTAATCGCCATATTAGCTGCGATCGGCGCCTCACTTGTCGTAGGGGCCTTGAATTCCTTCATGATCGTTAAATTGAGAATTCCCGACATGCTGATGACATTGGCTACCATGTTCATTATCCAGGGAATTGCCCTTACTTATACAAAAGGGGCAACGGTTTCACAAAATATGGTCATGCCCGACGGGACATTCGCAACAGGTCTGATCAGCCCATTTTTCGCCAAAATTGGCCAGGTACCATGGATAATCTTGATCATGGCAGTCATTGTGATTGCGACCCATATCTTTTTGACTTATACGAAGCATGGTCGTTATATGTACATTATTGGGGGGAATAAGGAGGCGGCGAGACTTTCCGGGATATCGGTCAATAAATACAAAATCCTTGCCTATCTGCTTTCAGCCCTATTAGCTGCAGTCGGGGGGATTGTTCTAGCTTCAAGAGTCATGACCTCGGAAATCAATTCAGGTTCTCCCTATTTAATGGATGCCGTTGCGGCAGCCTTCATTGGTTCCTCCGTTTTAGGAGCGGGAAAACCGAATGCATTTGGAACCTTTGTCGGTGCAGTCTTGATTGGAATCCTTCAAAACGGTTTGATCATGATGTCCGTTCCGTATTATGCGATGGATATCGTCAAAGGAACAGTGCTGGCCCTTGCGCTCGCGGTAACCTATTACAAACAAAAACACTAA
- a CDS encoding ketoacyl-ACP synthase III encodes MFKSKARITAIGSYVPEKRLTNKDLERMVETNDEWIVKRTGIKERRIAHEEEFTSDISYKAVKDLMERYDKSVEDVDMIIVCTFTPDFNTPSVASLVQAKLGIKNTGAIDLNAACAGFTYGLHVANGLVTSGLNKKVLVIGADTLSKIMDYEDRATCILFGDGGGAVLVEYDEKQPSFISSHLYSEGEGGKYLYSTNLSTRINGEDLNNSGNLVQNGREVYKWAVTTVPKGMQTVMKNTDFHLNDVDWFVPHSANLRMIESICNRSSFPIERTLYSLVEYGNTSSATIPLALDQGVSEGKLNHGEKILLYGFGGGLAQAGLLINWTL; translated from the coding sequence ATGTTCAAATCCAAAGCACGTATTACTGCGATAGGTTCTTATGTTCCAGAAAAAAGGTTAACAAATAAGGACTTAGAAAGAATGGTTGAAACCAATGATGAATGGATTGTTAAACGTACTGGTATTAAAGAGCGAAGAATTGCACATGAAGAAGAGTTTACTAGTGATATAAGTTATAAAGCTGTAAAGGATTTAATGGAACGGTATGATAAATCTGTCGAAGATGTCGATATGATTATTGTCTGTACATTTACACCTGATTTCAACACACCTAGTGTAGCTTCTTTAGTCCAAGCTAAGCTAGGTATTAAGAATACTGGAGCTATTGATTTAAACGCTGCTTGTGCAGGATTTACTTATGGGCTGCATGTAGCTAATGGATTAGTAACATCTGGTTTAAACAAGAAAGTTCTCGTTATTGGAGCTGATACTTTATCTAAAATTATGGACTATGAAGATCGAGCCACTTGTATTTTATTTGGAGATGGTGGAGGAGCAGTTCTTGTAGAATATGATGAAAAACAGCCAAGTTTTATTTCGTCACATTTATATTCGGAAGGAGAAGGCGGAAAATATTTATATAGTACAAACCTATCGACACGTATAAATGGTGAAGACTTGAATAATAGTGGTAACCTTGTCCAAAATGGACGTGAGGTTTATAAATGGGCTGTTACTACTGTTCCAAAAGGAATGCAAACTGTGATGAAAAATACAGATTTTCATTTGAATGATGTTGATTGGTTTGTTCCGCATAGTGCAAATTTAAGAATGATTGAGTCAATATGTAATAGAAGCAGTTTTCCAATTGAGCGTACATTATATAGCTTAGTGGAGTATGGAAATACTTCCTCAGCAACAATACCATTAGCTTTAGATCAAGGAGTAAGCGAAGGAAAGCTCAATCATGGTGAGAAAATCTTATTATATGGTTTCGGTGGTGGGTTAGCACAAGCAGGATTGCTTATCAATTGGACCCTATAA